The Comamonas endophytica sequence AATGAAAGCACGCAAGTCCGAAACAACGTCTTTGCCTCCGTTGTCATCTGAGATGCGCATGTGCAGGAAGTTGCGCACATTGGGCTCGAAATCTGGGCCACCATAGCGGTCAAACGAGCGCGTCTCAATGATGCGGTAGTCGCCCCAGCGTTTGCTATGCCCTTCATAGCCCGGCTGGAAGAAAGTGGCCACGCGGCCCACCGCTGAGTGGGGCGTACAGTAACCAGATGCCTCGTTTGGATACACGGCCTCTGTGGAGCTCAAACGAAACTCTAAGCGGCCCTTCAACTCCGTTTCGATGACCACCGTTTTTGCATAGGCATTTCGTCGAAGTTGCTTGTATAAGGACGTGCTGGAATGCGACACGTACCCGCTTGTGTCCGCGAAACCACCTAAAGCATTGAGGTTCTGATCGTCGAAGATCATCCGGTCGGCGTAGTCGATCACGCCTTCCAGAACGGTGATCTCTTCTGCGCTGTATTCGCGCTTATCGTTATCGGTCAGAGCCATGTTTCTCCCATTGTTCGGTCTCAAATGCTATCTGTTAGGCTTTTGATGCGCTGGGCGGCGGCGGAGGGCAGCTGTCAACCACCGGTTGACGCCTGAGTCCACCTCGCCAATTCCGGCTACGTTGATACGGCATCCCCGCATCACAGGCTTCGTACTTGCTTGATGCCGTGCTGTTCTAGGATGGCAGCCAGATTGCTCTTGGCGACATCGTTCTCAAACGCACCGTCGCGGAAAACAACGGTGATGTCACCAGCGGTGTCTTGTGCCTCTCGCCACGCGGCGATGCCCAAGGCCAAGTGCTCGGCGTCGGCCACTGAAATGTGCTCATCCAAGCACGTCATTAAAGTGCCTCCGCCTACGCTTTGTACAACCTTGCCCGAGACTTCACGTTGTTCAATCGGAACGCAAAGATCTATTCCGAGTTTAAGCAGTACTTCGTAAAGTATGTCTTCCCTTGAGCGACCGGGCTCGATGTGTTCTACGTTCGCCAGCAGTGATCCAGCTAAATCATTTGTATTCGGATTCCAAGACCGAATGTTGGAATCAGCAAGCCGGAAATACCGAAACCCGAGATCTCCGCCAAACATGGGATTCGCCTCATGCAATGATCGTCCTACTCGACGTAGTCGTTCACTCGTTATATCGGCGATTGTTTCCATCTCACCATTGATTTGTGGAAGTTTTTCTGGAAGCTGAACTAGCAAAAATCTTCGGTTTCCGCCATCTTCGAGATTTGCATTGAAAACAGCGTGGCCAGTCGTTCCAGACCCCGCGAAAAAATCGAGAACGAGATCATTCTCGTTGCTAACCGTAGCCAGTCTGAGCATTCGGTCAATTAGCTTTGTGGGCTTTGGCGTGTCAAAGGATTCACTTTCCGGAAAAATGGACCTCAACTCGTTCTTAGATGTCCTGTTGCTACCTACGTCCTCTTTCCTCCAGAGCGTCCTAGGCGTGAGGTCGGCGACCTCCGAAAGGTACCGTTTAATGCTTGGTCGAGCATCTTTTTTCGGGCCCCACCAAACCCTACCATCTGCATTGAGTTCGCGCAGCCTCTCTTCGGAAACACGCCAAAATCGGCCGGGTGGAGGTGAGAAGTGGCGACCAGTAGGGCCCGCAATTGTGTATTGCCCTTTTGAGTAAGGTTTGTTGGCAAAAGGGTCGCCTGGAATCCATTCTCCCCTTGGGTCAGCATCTGGATTTGAGTAGATGGAATTTGCCTCTTCTGTACGTGGCAATCTGCGCGGTGACCATTCAGGATTCTTTGAATAAACAAGAACGAAGTCATGATCTTCAGAGAATTGCCGAGCGGTGTTGCGGGGCGAGTCAGCTTTCTCCCAAATCACAGTAGCAGCGAAATTTTCTGAACCAAAGACCTCGTCCATCACAACCCGAAGGTGGTGTACCTCTCGATCACCAATAGAGATGAAGATTGAGCCGTCGGGATGCAGGAGACTCCGTGCAAGCTTCAAGCGCGGGTAGATCATGTTCAACCAGTCGGTATGGAATCGGCCGCTGGTGTCCGAATTGCTACTGATTTTCTGGCCGCCTTCTCTCTGGCCTGTGAGTTCCAGATAGCTCTTAATACTGTCTTGAAAGTTGTCCGGGTAGACAAAATCCTGTCCGGTGTTATATGGCGGGTCGATGTAGATCAGTTTGACCTTGCCCGCGTAGCTCTTTTGCAGTAACTTTAATACTTCAAGGTTGTCACCCTCAATCATCAGGTTCTGAGTGGTGTCCCAGTTCACGCTCTCTTCGGGGCAAGGGCGTAACGTGCCGGTGCTGGGCGTCAATGCGATCTGCCGCGCTCGGCGCTTGCCATGCCAATTGAGGCCATACTTTTCTTCTGAGTCTGCAGCGGTAGCATCGCCAATCAAGCTTTTCAGTACCTCGACGTTGAGCGTCGCTGTAGTCTTGCCGCCTTGGGTGGTTTCAGTCAACAGTTCGGGGAACAAAGCCTTGAGTTTGGCGATATTGTCGGTCATGAGGTCGGCACTTTGCGCTTCTGGCGAGTGCGCCTCGATCTTTTGTATTGTCATGTTGGTATTCTCTCGGTATTCGTCGGTTCAGGGCTGCTCAGGCGTCTTGAGGGCCGCCCATCTGGCGGTCGAACGACTGGCGAATCAGGCCCATCACGTAAGGCAGTTCATCCACATTGCTCAAGCCAATTTCCACATCACCATTGCCCCAGCGCCCAATGTTGGATATATCGCGACACAAGCCCTTGGGGTCTTCAATGTCGTCAATGCTTAGGTTGAGCACCAGCAGAAGGCGCTTGGCTTGGGGTACCACATCGACAAAATTCGTCTCGGCCTTGTAGGCCACGTAGAGCTTCAAGAATTCTTCGCTGACGCACGGGTCCAGCGCCACTACTGATTTGCGCAGCATCTCGAACAGTTCGCGCATGGGGCCGGTGGTCAGGTGGGCATGGTCCGTCACGCTGTATTGTTGACCGGGTTGGGCAGTTGCGGGCCGATAGGCATCGAGCACGTCGTTTGCTAGTTGTGGTGCAGCCCATATTTTGGTGGCATCAACGGCCAAGCGGTCGGCACGGGTTTTGATGGCAGCTTCGTCCCACGTGTTGACTTTGCCAAGCCCAAAGTTCAGCTTTAGCGGACTGTGGGCAAAGCCAACTGGGTTGCCGTCCTTATCGGTGACTTGATCGCGTTTGTAGGCGAAGGGGCGATCGCTGTATTCGCTGTTGTACCCCGTCAGCGTGAGGTTGCCCAAGGTGTGCAGCCAGTCCTTCTGAACGCGCTGCCAGTCTGTCCCCAGCTCGGTTTGCCATTCCTTGGATAGCGCATCGTTTTGCGGAAGGATGTGTTCGATGGTGTAGTCCTCCACCATCACACGCTCTTTGCGGCCGTGGTTTTCAAAACGGCGCAGCCAGTAGCTCCGGCTGCGGAAGTTGTAGAGGTCGCGGACCTTCACTTCGCGTTGGAATTCGTCGTCGCCGGGGAAGCGGCGGTACGACGGCAGCAGCAGGAATGCCGCCTGCACGCTTTCAAGGTAGCGGTCTTTCTTGAGCGTGCGGCTCATGCCCGCAAAGGTCTTGTTCAGCGAGTTCGTGGGGATGGCACAGATGGCACGGCGGAACACATAGCTTTCAATCAAGCGCACGATGCGCAGCACTTCGTCGCTGGTCAGGCGGCCTTGCTTGTAGTCGTGATATACATCGAGCAGGAAGGGGTAGGCAACGTCTACCTTCAGTTCGCGTAGGTCATGGAAAGCCTGTTTGAGCGCGGCATCGCTCTCGGTGCCTAACGCCATGGCGCAGTAGTAGGACGCATAGGCGTGGATGTCAGCCACCAAGTCGCGGGTATCGCCCTTGAGCCCACGCGCGAAGCCCTTGAACGCCACGTAGACCTCGCGCACGTTCGGAATATCGCCGGTCTTGGCCGTCAGGTAGTGGCGCATGAATGCGTCGAAGTGCACCACGTAGGCTGCTTGGCCAAATGCCCGCTCCATGGGGCGCCAGTAGGTTTTGTACAGCTCGGTTTGCAGCTTGGGTTCAAGGCCCATCAAGATGTAATTGCGGATGAGGTCTGCCTGGCTGAGTTCCAGTCCGGTGGAGTTCATACTTTCAAAGATCAGCTGCGGATTGTCTTGGGCGCGGTCCAGCGAAACGTCCACGATCACAAGTTTGGCAAGGCCTTGGCAGATGGCTTCCAGCTCGCCTTGGTTGGCAGCGATCAGCTCTTGGAACAAGGCGTAGTTCTCAGTGATGCGGCTGCTGGTCTCAGCGGGCATGGGGGTGTTCTGCAGGATCGCCAGCAGCGTCTCTTTGTCTGTTTCAGACAAGATCAGCTTGAAGTGGCGTTCACCGTCTTCGTCTGGGTTTAACAGGTAGTAGTTGCGAAGCTTCTTGTTCGAGAAGGCTTCCAGCAGCTCGCCCAGGCCTTGGGTCTCGAAGTGCTTTGCTAGCGCCGCAATGAGCAAGGTGCTGGTGGTCAGGCGTTGCTGGCCGTCAATGACCAACAATGCTTCTTGGCTGGTTACAGAGGACAGGCCACGCTCCACATAAACAATGGAGCCGATGAAGTGTGCTTGAACCTTCTCATCGCGGCCAGCGCGCATCAGGTCAGACCAGAGTTGGCGGCACTGCGCCGCAGTCCACGAGTAGTTGCGCTGATAGATCGGGATGACGAACTGCGGAGATTTCCTGAGGAACTTGAGTAGGTTCGCTTCTGTTGCTTTCACTTCTAACCTTTAAATGTCGGTGGCGACTTGTTGGCGCTCTGCCAACAGTGCCTTGATTTCGAGATTTGCTGCCACTTGGCGAGCTATCTGCTTTTCTTTGCTAGCGGCTGAACGCAGGCTGGCGATTTGTACGTCCAAATCGCGGCAGCGATGTAATGCTGAGCGTCTAGTAACCGCTTGGGCGGGCGTTTCGGTCATGGTGAAGGACCCTGTGTATTGCATGGCCTCCCAAGCCGTCAGACAGTCCATCCAGCCCTGGTATAAGGCCAGAAAATTGGCCTGCGGCTGGCGGGGCAAGGCCAAGGCCTGCACGAAAGGGTATTTGGCCGTCAGATCAAGAGCAACTTTCACAGTGGCCGGCTCGCCGTCCAGAACCACCTTGCCGACTTCGTTCTGCGCCGAGCACTTGTGCGCCAGGGACAAGAATAGGCCCTGCGGAGCGGCAAGAAGCAACAGCACGGGGTAAGGCACGGCGCGATGCACAAGCTCGGCAAGGCGCGTGGTGTTAACAGGCTTGTTCGTTGCGTTGGCACCTTCGCCCTGGGGAGCATAGCGCGCGGTGATGGACAACACCGCCACTTCCAAGTATTCACGCTGGTCGTCGCTGTACTCGCTCACCCCCACGGTATTGGGTTTGAGGGCTGCGAGCCATTGGATCTCTTCAATGGAGTCGTTGATGAGACGCTTGTCGGCGCTGGTTGCTGCACCGTTCTCGGCCAGCATCTTTTTCGGTACGCGCTGATCCACGCGGCAAGAGGTGGGTAGGTCCAACGCCGAAACCAGCAGACTCATCACCGCCTGCGTCGTCACGCGGACGCTCCCGGTAACACCACCAAGAAAGCAGCGACCTCGAAGTCATTGCTGCCGGCGAACTCGCCCTTCATGGCATGGGTGCCGCCTGGTGAAAAAAGGCTGGCCACGGCACGTTCTTCGTTCTTCCCTACCACGGACGCCACGGCGGCGGCCAGCAGCTTCTGCGCGTGGCGCATGTCCTCACCCTGTCGGGTGTTCTTGTCGAACTTGGCGCAAGCGCCTTCGTCGGCCAGTTCACGCCCAAGGGCCAGGCGCTTGAGCCGATCCAGGATGCGCTTGGCTTGGGGGTATGGCAGCAGCACGACGCCGTCGTCACCCACGTGGGCCAGGTAGATCGGCGCTAAGGGGTAGTCGGATCGCTGACCCTTCGCTGGCACAGCACCTTCGGCCCGTAGGCAGAAGATGATGCCGGGGGTGATGTCAGCGTCAATGCTGGTGGTGACAGCGTAAGTGCCCAGCGGCAGCGTATCGAGCTGGTCTGGGTGTTCCTTAAGATACTGCGCAAGATCGATGCGAAAGTCGGTCAGCGTCACGTCGGTGATGGACACGCCGTTGCTGAGGTCTTCCATGTCGATGACCGTGTCCTGCAATTTGAGCAACTGCTTACGCCGGTACTCCAAGTCGTTCATCGGGTTGCCAGACTGCTGCTCGATGAGGTTTTCCTCGCCCGTGGCGGAGACGTCGAGCAACACCATGCGCCCGCTTACTCGCTGTTCCAGGCCGATGTATTCCTCCAGCTCCATGTTGGGCCAGAAGTTCACCAGTTGGATGCTTTGGTTGAGCGAGCCAATGCGGTCAATACGGCCGAAGCGCTGGATGATCCGTACAGGGTTCCAGTGGATGTCGTAGTTGACCAGCCAGTCACAGTCTTGAAGATTCTGGCCTTCAGAGATGCAGTCGGTGGCAACGAGCAAGTCGATTTCGCCCTCGGTCGCCATGTCGGCAGGGCGCTCTTTGGCGCGCGGTGCAAAAGCCGACAGCACGCTGCTCATGCTTTTGCGCAGGCCGGGCAAGGTGGTCTGGATGCCGGCGCTGCCGGTAATCAATCCAGCGTCGATGCCAAGAACGGTCTTGGCCCACGGTGCGAGATTGGCGTAGAGGTATTGCGCAGTGTCTGAGAACGCGGTGAAGACGATGATCTTGCGATTGCCAGCGTTGATGGGATGGCGACACTTTTGCTCAATCATGTCCCGTAGTTTGGCCAGCTTGGCATCGCGCGCCGCGTCTACCTGCTGGGCCGCCGCAAGCAGCGTCGCCAGGCGGTTGCGGTCTTCAATGAGGTCTTGCTTCCACCGGAGGAGGTCCACATCGCTGAGGAGCACCTTGACCTTGCGCCCGACCAACAGGGACTCAAAGGCCGGGTCGTCGATGTCCACGTCAGCGATGTCAATTTCCTCGATGCTTTCGTCGTGAGCCTCGATGTGGGCTAACACGGCTTCAACGTCCTTGAGCTGCCGCTGCACGGTCAGCGAGAACGAGGACACTGCGCTTTCCATGCGTTTGAGCACGTTGACCCGCAGCAAGTGGATCAAGCTCTCTTCGCGGTCTGCCTGGCGGAAGAAGCTCTCGCCGCCACGAATTTCGGTGCTGTACTTGGCGTCGTAGGCTGCCTGCTTGTCTTGTAGCACGTAGCGTAGCGGCGCATAGCTGGCTAGGTTTAGGCGCCGAATTTCGAGATTGATGTCTTTGATGGCGTGAAACTTACCCGCCAGGTCGACGTCGGCCTTGATGTTGATGGGTGGCAGGCGACCCGGGAACTTACCCGTCTCAGCCGTGCCGTAATACTTCTCGATGTGCCGGCGCGACCGCGCAATGGTCAGGTGATCCAGCAGCGTGAAGTAATCGAAACCCAGCATCTCGATCAAGTGGCCTGGTGTGCGCTCGGCCTCGTCCAGTACCAGCCAGCGGTTGAACTGGATTTGTGCCTTGCGGGTGGTCTGTTCGATGCTGTCGATGCCGTGTTCCGCCAGGGCGGTGTCGTCGCCCTCGGTGACGAAGGCGATCTGGTTCTTCAGGTCGGCCAGGCGGTTGTTCACAGGCGTGGCCGATAACATCAGCACACGCGTCTTGACGCCTTCCTTGATGATCTTGCGCATGAGCCGGTCATACCGGGTCTCGGTGCCCTGGCGTGGCGACTTCTTATTGCGAAAGTTGTGCGACTCATCAATGACCACGAGGTCATAGTTGCCCCAACTTACATGGCTCAGGTCGATGTCACCGGATGTGCCGCTATCACGCGACAGGTCAGTGTGGTTCAGCACGTCGTAGTTGAACCGGTCAGCCGCTAATACGTTGCGCTTGTCATTCGCCTTGTAGAGCGTCCAGTTATCGCGCAGGCGCTTGGGGGCCAGCACTAGCACGCGGTCGTTGCGCAGCTCATGGTATTTGATGACGGCCAGGGCTTCGAAGGTTTTTCCCAGTCCCACGCTATCCGCAATGATGCAGCCGCCGAAGCGGGCCAGCTTGTCGATGGCACCGACAACACCATCACGTTGAAACTTGAACAGCTTCTTCCAAATCACGGTGTTGCGAATACCGGTGGCCGATTTGACGATGCGCTCTTCATCCATCTCGTCATCCCTGTTGCCGAACAGGTGGTTCAGGATCAAGGCATAGAGCGTGAACGGTGCATGGTGCTGGCCCATGCCCTGCAGGGCTTCAATCAGGGCTGGCCGGCTATCGGGCTGCGCCTGCAGTGTTGCCCATTGCTGTTCAAGCCAGAGAGCCAGCTGTGCAGCCTCGTGAGCAGACTCGGACGCCTGAATCAGGCTCAATGGGTTGCCGGGAGTCAAACCCAGTCCGTCCGTACTGAACGCGAACGAACCCAACACCACCTGGTCGGCCGTGCCATCCGGCGCGCGCATAACGACGGCACCCTGTGGCACACGGCTGTGTGCCCGGCGCAGTTCGACTTTGTCGTTAAGCCACTTAGCGCACTGGTTGGCCAGCCACCGAGCTTGCAGCTGATTGCGCGTGGCACGGTCACCTTCACCACCGAGGAAGTCAAGTTCGTCATCGGCTGACGGCAGGATGAGCTGCACCCGCTCCAGCTTGGCCAATGCATCACGCAGTTCTGCGAAAGCGAACAGCGAAAACGACGGGGTGACGCATCCGAGCTGGTGCCCGGGCTTCAAATGGGGCTGAATCAGGTCGATGACACGGTCTGAGCCGCTGTTGTGGATGAGCCTCATGCTTTGTTTCGCCCTGTTTCTGCGCTTGCTTTACCTGCTGAGACAGTCGCTGTGCGCTGATTCAGACACTGATAGTGAACCCTGTCCTCCACAGGTATGACGCTATCGGCTTTATTGCTCATATGGACGCGCAGCTCGTTGAGTTGGAAAAAATGTAAGCAAGTACATCATAGGCGGTCCATTCATGGGTCCGGCAGAGCCATTCTCTACAAAAGCACTTCATCAGCAACATTGCGCAGATCTCGACCGTGTACTGCACTTACCGGCAACCGCCTATCCTGCAATAGACCACCTCCCTTCAATTTCTTGGTCATGACCAAGCGTTGGAAGGGTTCGCTTGAACTCATGCGTGCAGCGGAGTCCGGCAAGCGGATGCGATGTGCGATAGCGTTTGGATCACATGAATTGGAGGCACTGATGAGCGAATACGACAAGTGTTATCGGCGCAGGTTTTCGGATGATGGCGGAGAGTACCTGCTGATGCCTCGTGATGATGATTTTTCAGGCTTCCCAGAGCTTACCGATGTGCCCACTCGCGTTGTCCTATCCACACCCTTGCATGCGGAATCGACGCCCGTAGCAGAGACCTCGACAGAAGTCGAAAACATGGTCGACGCGTTCTTTGCATTCATCGCCGCCAAGGGGAATAAAGCCCTCTGATGTCAGGGGTGCAGCCGACGGGGTGCCTTGCTTTCGGCTGCCTTTGACTGCGCCTGAATGAAGGCTGAGGCCGTTGCAGGGACATCAAGGATGTGGTTTCGCCCAAGTCGTCGCCCGTTCAATGCTCGCCGATGTTCAACCCGTGCTGCATGGCAACGTATTCTCACATTAGGTCTACTCCTGGCTCACCCTGTCGAAAATCGCTTAGGCGTGACGTAATACAGCGATGGCCCTAAAGGCCATCACTTGATCCCATAAATCCTGGCGCGCCGGGTGAAGGCTTCCCGCGCGCCCTCCAAAACCTTGCATGCGGCATCCCGCGCATCGGTATCGTCGATTGAGCCGCGAGCCACAATCTTGCTGTGATCACTGTTGCTCTTGAAGACGATCAGTTGTTCGGCATCACCGAGGACAGCAATATTCGCGTTGTGCGTGACGATGATTACCTGCCTTCGTTCTTTCGCACGACGAAGTACTGGCACAAAAGTGTGAAAGATGAATTCACTGTCTAGGTTATCCTCCGGCTGATCGATGATCAGTGGGCGCTTGCTATCCGAGGATAGGATCAGTGCGAGCAAAACCGATTGCTGCTGGCCAAGCGAGAGCTGGGAAAAATCGCGCTGCGCATAGCGGACGTTCGCCCCATCTCCGACGCGTCGTGTTACGGTCAACCTCGGCAGGTCGTCGACATGGCATTGTTCCAGCGCCGCACGAATCGACGGTTCGCTGAGCTTCTCCAGAATTTCTTTGGCGTCCGCATTCGAAAACGGCTGAACATCGTCTTCGATTTTGATCGATGTCAGTGGCGAAACTTGGGATTTCGCAATAGCGCCGAGCAGACCTTGCACCGTCAGCTTTTCGACAATGACACGCGCCTTATAGTGATTGACCGTTCGCCAGCTCAATGCAGATGCAATGATGCCCACCGCCTCTTCGGAAAATCCGCTTTCCACGTATTGCAATTTCACCTGCAAGTCCGAGAGCACCTCCGCGAGCGCGCGCGACGCCTTGATTGCATAGGCCTGTCGCAGTGTTGCAACTGTCCTACGAGACTGCCATCGCTTCCCAAGGGTTGTCGCATACTGGCTATGCAGAGCCTTCAAGTGGGGCTCCCACGTCTTGAGGGTTGTTAGCAGTTTCTCCTGCTTCGCTTCTTCCGCCGTCAGCTTCATGACGTGCGACATATCTAGCTTGACGCCTTGTGCCTCCAGCTCGACCCGCTTTGCCTCAATATCTTCGCGAATCGGACGTTCGTTGGTCATCCACTTGGTGACCGATGACGTCACTGCGGTGTTAAGTTTTGCATACGCTGCGGCGATAGTTACCTGCGCCTCCTTGACCGCTATAGCGAATTTGTCCAGCGCTGAGACGATATCCGTCGCCTCGTTACGTCCTGTGACGATATCAACGGCATTGACAATCGACCGAAGGGCTGCTCCCGTCTCCATGAGCGACGCATCCTCGACTAATTCCTTCAGCTCGCCCAGCTTCTCCTTCAGTTGTTCGCGCTTTGCCTTTTCGATTTCCAGGCTGCGCTGCAGCTTGATCACTTCAGCGCCTTTTGCAGCCTCGAAAAATTTCAACTGCTGCTGCACCACGTTCAATGAACGCTGCGTCTGCGGGATGGCTGCTACGTTCTTTTCTGCCTCGACAATCTTGATACGCTGCGCCTTTAAGTTGCCCCGGATCAGATGCTCCTCCCCGATCGCGTCGTTAACTCCTGTAAAGGTGTCAAGGTACTTCATAAGCGCGAGCGGATCCCCCTTGGCTTGCTCGCGAACGCGGGCCGCTTCACCCTGTCCAAAACAGTCGAGTTCGAATTCGATTGGCCCATCTAGTGGAACATCGAGGTTTGCCAACTTTCCCCCGATTGCTCTCGACAACGAGTGCTGTTGGCCGGCCTCGTCCTGCCAAAACAGGTGTAACTGATGAGGCCATACCTCTGAATCGACGACCTCTGCACCGGATTCGGTGCCTGTAAGGCAGCGCACCGCCTCAAATGTCGTGGACTTGCCAGTTCCACGACCGCCAATAATGCAGTTCAGGTTACGGCTGAAATGAATGCTCTGCCCTGTCAGAAAGCCACCTCCTATCTTCATTCCCAGAATGAACGGCGTCGCGGCAGGTACCTCATCTTCCAGGCGAATACGGGAGTCCCCCTCTTCCAGCGCATGGCGCAACCCATCAAACGAAGGGCTCGCCATCTTGTAGCGGGTGAGCTTGCGATCCTGACTGGCGTTGCGGCCGAGGGCAGTCACCGTGTGAGAGTCGGAACTAAGGATGCGCGCCAGATACTGGCGCTCTCCTAAACCCAGCCGTTCAATACGCTGCCGACCAATATTCGCTCGCACCTGATCTGGGTCATCCGGCGCATATCGTACCGGCGACGCCGCGCTGCTGAGTTCGATCCCGAGCAAGGCATCGTGACAGATGATGTCCATCTTGTGGGGTGAGCCACCAGGGTAGTTAGTTTCCAACCCGTTACCGCCGTCAACGTGAGCTAGAACACAAAAGCCGCCTAAGCTTTTCGCTATATCAAGACATGCATGCATTGAATTACGGCAGCGACTGTTGGGAAGTCCGCGATCAGCGAGGTCAAGGCGACCGTGAAACTGGGTTAAAGCTGCCACCGAGGGAAAATAACAGAGCAAATGTCCTTCGGGTGTGGATAGCTCAACGGCAGGAATAACAAGAACGCCAACGGCATTCCCTGCTGTCACTGCGGCCTGGACATTCCCGATCTCGTTGTGGTCGGCAATCGCGATGATCCGGAGGCTCTCCTGCACCGCTGTATCAACGATGGCTTGAGGCGTCATGGCCTTGTCATTGACATCGTGGGACGCAGGATAGGAGTGGATATGGAGGTCGCCCCGGTAAAAATGCGCACCGTCAGACTCCTCCAGACATTCTTTCAATTTCTCTGCCATGCTAATTTACCTTATATGCGGCATCGACAACCCCGTCATGCGCGGATCGTCTACGTCGTATCGAGTCTAGGTGAGATATTTATGAACCG is a genomic window containing:
- a CDS encoding site-specific DNA-methyltransferase, encoding MTIQKIEAHSPEAQSADLMTDNIAKLKALFPELLTETTQGGKTTATLNVEVLKSLIGDATAADSEEKYGLNWHGKRRARQIALTPSTGTLRPCPEESVNWDTTQNLMIEGDNLEVLKLLQKSYAGKVKLIYIDPPYNTGQDFVYPDNFQDSIKSYLELTGQREGGQKISSNSDTSGRFHTDWLNMIYPRLKLARSLLHPDGSIFISIGDREVHHLRVVMDEVFGSENFAATVIWEKADSPRNTARQFSEDHDFVLVYSKNPEWSPRRLPRTEEANSIYSNPDADPRGEWIPGDPFANKPYSKGQYTIAGPTGRHFSPPPGRFWRVSEERLRELNADGRVWWGPKKDARPSIKRYLSEVADLTPRTLWRKEDVGSNRTSKNELRSIFPESESFDTPKPTKLIDRMLRLATVSNENDLVLDFFAGSGTTGHAVFNANLEDGGNRRFLLVQLPEKLPQINGEMETIADITSERLRRVGRSLHEANPMFGGDLGFRYFRLADSNIRSWNPNTNDLAGSLLANVEHIEPGRSREDILYEVLLKLGIDLCVPIEQREVSGKVVQSVGGGTLMTCLDEHISVADAEHLALGIAAWREAQDTAGDITVVFRDGAFENDVAKSNLAAILEQHGIKQVRSL
- a CDS encoding GmrSD restriction endonuclease domain-containing protein produces the protein MKATEANLLKFLRKSPQFVIPIYQRNYSWTAAQCRQLWSDLMRAGRDEKVQAHFIGSIVYVERGLSSVTSQEALLVIDGQQRLTTSTLLIAALAKHFETQGLGELLEAFSNKKLRNYYLLNPDEDGERHFKLILSETDKETLLAILQNTPMPAETSSRITENYALFQELIAANQGELEAICQGLAKLVIVDVSLDRAQDNPQLIFESMNSTGLELSQADLIRNYILMGLEPKLQTELYKTYWRPMERAFGQAAYVVHFDAFMRHYLTAKTGDIPNVREVYVAFKGFARGLKGDTRDLVADIHAYASYYCAMALGTESDAALKQAFHDLRELKVDVAYPFLLDVYHDYKQGRLTSDEVLRIVRLIESYVFRRAICAIPTNSLNKTFAGMSRTLKKDRYLESVQAAFLLLPSYRRFPGDDEFQREVKVRDLYNFRSRSYWLRRFENHGRKERVMVEDYTIEHILPQNDALSKEWQTELGTDWQRVQKDWLHTLGNLTLTGYNSEYSDRPFAYKRDQVTDKDGNPVGFAHSPLKLNFGLGKVNTWDEAAIKTRADRLAVDATKIWAAPQLANDVLDAYRPATAQPGQQYSVTDHAHLTTGPMRELFEMLRKSVVALDPCVSEEFLKLYVAYKAETNFVDVVPQAKRLLLVLNLSIDDIEDPKGLCRDISNIGRWGNGDVEIGLSNVDELPYVMGLIRQSFDRQMGGPQDA
- a CDS encoding DUF4391 domain-containing protein: MSLLVSALDLPTSCRVDQRVPKKMLAENGAATSADKRLINDSIEEIQWLAALKPNTVGVSEYSDDQREYLEVAVLSITARYAPQGEGANATNKPVNTTRLAELVHRAVPYPVLLLLAAPQGLFLSLAHKCSAQNEVGKVVLDGEPATVKVALDLTAKYPFVQALALPRQPQANFLALYQGWMDCLTAWEAMQYTGSFTMTETPAQAVTRRSALHRCRDLDVQIASLRSAASKEKQIARQVAANLEIKALLAERQQVATDI
- a CDS encoding helicase-related protein, whose protein sequence is MRLIHNSGSDRVIDLIQPHLKPGHQLGCVTPSFSLFAFAELRDALAKLERVQLILPSADDELDFLGGEGDRATRNQLQARWLANQCAKWLNDKVELRRAHSRVPQGAVVMRAPDGTADQVVLGSFAFSTDGLGLTPGNPLSLIQASESAHEAAQLALWLEQQWATLQAQPDSRPALIEALQGMGQHHAPFTLYALILNHLFGNRDDEMDEERIVKSATGIRNTVIWKKLFKFQRDGVVGAIDKLARFGGCIIADSVGLGKTFEALAVIKYHELRNDRVLVLAPKRLRDNWTLYKANDKRNVLAADRFNYDVLNHTDLSRDSGTSGDIDLSHVSWGNYDLVVIDESHNFRNKKSPRQGTETRYDRLMRKIIKEGVKTRVLMLSATPVNNRLADLKNQIAFVTEGDDTALAEHGIDSIEQTTRKAQIQFNRWLVLDEAERTPGHLIEMLGFDYFTLLDHLTIARSRRHIEKYYGTAETGKFPGRLPPINIKADVDLAGKFHAIKDINLEIRRLNLASYAPLRYVLQDKQAAYDAKYSTEIRGGESFFRQADREESLIHLLRVNVLKRMESAVSSFSLTVQRQLKDVEAVLAHIEAHDESIEEIDIADVDIDDPAFESLLVGRKVKVLLSDVDLLRWKQDLIEDRNRLATLLAAAQQVDAARDAKLAKLRDMIEQKCRHPINAGNRKIIVFTAFSDTAQYLYANLAPWAKTVLGIDAGLITGSAGIQTTLPGLRKSMSSVLSAFAPRAKERPADMATEGEIDLLVATDCISEGQNLQDCDWLVNYDIHWNPVRIIQRFGRIDRIGSLNQSIQLVNFWPNMELEEYIGLEQRVSGRMVLLDVSATGEENLIEQQSGNPMNDLEYRRKQLLKLQDTVIDMEDLSNGVSITDVTLTDFRIDLAQYLKEHPDQLDTLPLGTYAVTTSIDADITPGIIFCLRAEGAVPAKGQRSDYPLAPIYLAHVGDDGVVLLPYPQAKRILDRLKRLALGRELADEGACAKFDKNTRQGEDMRHAQKLLAAAVASVVGKNEERAVASLFSPGGTHAMKGEFAGSNDFEVAAFLVVLPGASA